CTCGTGGTTGCCGGTGACGAAAAACGCGCCGTCGCGGGCGCGCAGCCGGGCGAGCGGTTCGGCGGCGGCGCCCAGTTCGGGCACGGTGCCGTCGACCAGATCGCCGACGATGGTGATCAGGTCGGGCTGGGTGCTGTTGATGGTGTCGACGATGCGCTGGGTGTGGGCGCGGCCCAGGATCGGCCCGAGGTGGATGTCGCTGACCACGGCGATCCGGTAGCCGTGCGTCTGCCGGGGCAGCTTGGCGAGCGGGACGGTGACCTGCTTGAGCCGCGGCCCGCGGAGGACGCCGTACGCGCCGTTGCCGACGACCGCGGCGGCGGTGGCCCCGGCGGCGACGGCCGCGCCGCGGGCGACCAGCAGTCGGCGCGACGGGTCGGCCGGCCCCGTCCCGGCGGTGAACGGGTACCGTTCGACGGCAGGCGGGGCCGGGTCCCGCTCGGCGGCGGCCGGGGCACCGGGGGCCACCGCCACGGGCTGCGGCCGGGCGGCGGGCTTCGGGCGGCCGAGGCGCAGCAGCACCGGCCGAACGGCCTCCCCCGCCAGCAGGGCGAGCACCAGGTACAGCAGGACGGCGAGCCAGAGGTAGCCCGGCCAGGCGAGCCAGCGCTCGACGGCGAGCGGCAGGGCCCTTCCGCCGATCAGCGCGCCGAGGGAGAGCAGCGGGAGGAGGACGAGGAGTCCGGTCCCGATCCGGCGCCAGGCACTGCCGGGGGCCGAGACGTCGCGCACCGTCCGCCGCCAGACGTACCAGTGGACGAGCGTGAGCAGGGCGACGGCCACCAGCAGGACGAGCGCGATCATCATGCGGACAGTATCCGGGCCGCCGGGGCGGCCCCGGCCGCGGGGTGGGGGACTGTCCATGCGCCTTCCCCGCTCCCTCCGCACCGCCGCTCCCGTGCTCTGCTCCGTGGCGCTCGCCGGCGCGCTCGCGGCCCCTGCTTCGGCCTCCGGGCGGCCGGTCCCCGACCGCCGCGCACAGAGCCTCGGCCGTGCGGTGCTGCCCGCCTCGGACGGCTGGGGCTCGGCCACCGCCGGCACCACCGGTGGCGCCGCCGCCGACGCCGCTCACGTGTCGGTACGGATCGTGGCGGAGCACAACTGCATCCGGCTGCCGGCTGGCGTGCCGACCGCCGAGGTCCTCTACAACTGGGGCGGCACCGGGCTGACCGCCCGGGAGAATCTGGTCGACGTGGGCCCGGCCGACCTGGTGGGCGCCTTCGACGCGGCGAACCCCGCCGCCCCGCTCGGCGGCGACGCCGGCTGGACGCCCGTGCTGCGCACCCGGGTCCACCCCGGCGGCCGCGCTGCCCGCCCTGGTCGGCCGGCACGCGGGCGCGGGACGGCTGTGACCTCCGTCGCCGCCCGGGTCGGGCACCCGTGGGTGACCCGCCGGTGACACGGTGTCGACCCCGGCGGCCGGAGGCTGTGAAGCCCGGCACACGGGCCCGGGCTGCTACGGCCGCCGATAGTCGTCGCGGCGCACCCGGGCCGTCGGCCGTCCCGGGGTGCCGCCGGCCGCCGGTCGCGCGGAGCGGGTAAACCGCTGGTCAGCAACTGTGTCCCGGCCGGTCGGGCGGCCGGCGGTAAGGACTGTTTAAGCGGACCGGGAGCGCCCGCAGGAGGGCCGGGCGCTCCCGCCCGTCTACGACCCGGCATAGTTTCCGAGCTCGTTGCCGCCGTTCGGCGGGTCTGCCAAGAATGTCCCGGTCGCAAGGCAGCGCGGCCCGATTCCGCCGCGCACCCCGCCAGCTCCGGTCCACCGACCGGGGCGCCCAGGCCGTCCGCACGGCTCTGCGGCCTGTTCCTCACGAACACGCTTCGCGATACCCGTGTGCCCGGAATCGGCCCCCGACCGATGGAAGAGGTTGTCCCCCTCCATGCAGCTCCCGCTCCCCAAGAACCTGTCGCTGACGCACCGCCCGCACGCCTTCTTCGCAAGCGTGGGCACGCTGACCGTGGCCGGCACGGCGATCCTGGCGCTGGCCCTGCCGCAGGACACCTCCACCGCCGTCGCCGCCGCCCCGGCCGCCGCCACCGCGGCCCCCGTCGCCGCACAGTCGGCCGCCCCGCAGGCGCAGGCCCAGGCGCAGGCCGACGCCCAGGCCAAGGCGGACGCCGACGCCAAGGCTGCCGCCGACGCCAAGGCCGCGGCCGACGCGAAGGCCGCCGCCGATGCGAAGTCTGCCGCCGATGCCAGGGCCGCCGCGGACGCGAAGGCCGCCGCCGATGCGAAGTCTGCCGCCGATGCCAGGGCCGCCGCGGACGCGAAGGCCGCGGCCGACGCCAAGGCGAAGGCCCAGGCCGCCTCCCGCTCGCAGCAGCGCAAGGCTGTGAAGGCCGCCCCGACCGGCACTCCGCAGCAGGTCGCCGCCCAGCTCGTGCCGGCCAACCAGCTGGGCTGCTTCAGCAACATCGTGTTCCACGAGAGCAGCTGGAACGTCCACGCGGTCAACAAGTCCTCCGGCGCCTACGGCCTGGTGCAGGCCCTGCCGGCCTCGAAGCTGGCCTCGGCCGGTGCCGACTGGCGCGACAGCGCCGCCACCCAGATCAAGTGGGGCCTCAACTACATGAACAGCCGGTACGGCAGCCCGTGCGGCGCCTGGGCCTTCTGGCAGGCGCACCACTGGTACTGATCGGACCGGTCGGACCGAGTCCTGAGGGCGCGCGGAGCGATCCGCGCGCCCTCAGGCGTTCCGGCGACGTTCGCCACCGGATGCGGCACTCCCTGCGACCAGCGGTGACCGATCGTCGGCCTACCGTGTCGCAGGCGTGAAGATATCGGGTGCGATCGATCGATTCTGACCGCATTTGGAGCGATTGGATCCGCTTAGGGACATTGCGGGGGCCTGTAGACGTCTTTAGCCTCCCCGCCATGGCTACCCTCATCTCCGTCGTGCTCCCCGCCCACGATCGGAACGGCCAGCTGAAGGAGTGCCTCGACGCACTGCTCGCCCAGTCGTTCCGCGACTTCGAGATCGTCCTCGTCGTCGACACCTCGCCGGACTGCCCCGAGCGCATCGCCGACGCCTACGGCATGCGCGACCCCCGGGTCAGCGTGCTGCGGCTGAACGCGGCGGTCGGGATCGGCCGCGCCCGAAACGCCGGTGCCGCCCGCGCGCGCGGCGACTACCTGCTGTTCCTCGACAGCGACCACCTGCTCGACGAGGACGCCTTCGCCGCGCTCGCCGAGCGGCTGGAGGAGACCGGCGAGGTCGACGTCCTCCAGTTCGGCCACAACCGGGTCTACCGCGACAAGGTGTGGCCCGGTGGCGCCGCCCAGGTGCTCGCCGACGCCGGGCCCGAGGTCACGACGCCCGCCGAGCGGCCCGCCCTGCTCGGCACCCCGCCGCTGATCTGGGACCGCCTGCTGCGCCGCGGAACCGTTCCCGACTTCCCGGACGGCCACTACGACGAGATCCCGGTGGTGCACGCCGCGATGCTGGCCGCCCGCCGGGTCGCCGTCCTGCCACGCGAGTGCGTCACCATCCGCCGCCGGCACACCCTGAACCCGGTGGGCTCGCCCGGCGCCGGCCACTTCGACCTGTTCGAGCAGTACGCCCGCAGCTTCGAGATCCTCTCCGCCTCGCCGGACGCCGCCGTGCTGTGGCCGCAACTGTTCACCCGGATGGTCCGGCACTACCTCTTCGTCTTCGACCTCGCGGGCTGCGTGGACCGCTCCGCGCGGCCGCAGTTCTTCCAGCGGGCCTCCGAGCACTACCGCGGCTACCAGCCCGAGGGCTACCGGCGGCCGGACGGCCGCGAGGGCGTGAAGTTCTCGCTCCTGTCGAGCGGCGCGTACGCCGCCTTCGAGGTCGCCAAGCTCTCCCACATCGCCCGCGGTGCGGTGACCGGCCGCCGCTGACGGCCTGCGCGGCCGACCGGGTCTCAGCCGTGCGCGGTGCCGCCGTCGGCCGCCATCGCCGCGGCGATCCGGCGGCCGGTCTCCCGCCACTCGTCGGCGGGCACCTTCGGCAGCAGGTCGTCCCAGACCGGCAGGCAGCTGCCCCGCAGCTGCATCATCCCGGCGGGCCGGGCGAGCAGCCAGAAGTGCAGGTGGGTGGCGCCGTCGCCCCACTTGTTGTGGTGCACCCGGGAGATCCCGCCGAGCGACAGCAGGGCCCGCTCGACCCGCTGCAGCATCGGCCCGAGCTCCGCGGCCCGTGCCGGCGGCAGGTCGGCGAGGTCGTGGTGCTCGCGCGGCTGGAGCAGCACCACCGCCGGGACGGCCGCCGGCTCGTCCGGCGCGGAGAGCCGCCAGTGCTCGTCCGTCCACAGGAAGTCCTCGTCCGGACGGGCGCACTGGCTGCAGTCCGCGGGCCCGCCGTCGCCGTCCCGGGGCGGCTCGGGCAGCTCGGGGGCCTTCAGCTCCCTGACCTTGATGTCGCCCTCGAACGGGAAGATGTCCCAGCCGGGCATGCCCTCGGACGGGAACGGGATCTCCTCGCCGATCGGCAGCCGGGCGAGGTACGGGGTCATGTGATCATCGGTCATGTCGGGTGAGTCTGCCGGATGACGCCCCGTCACCCCGCGGCCGGGTCGGCGCCGCCCGTCCCGCCCGGTGCGATGATCGGCCCATGGCCACCGGACTGGAACGCGCCCTGACCACCGCCCTGCGCGGCGATGTGCGGTTCGACACCGCCGAACGCGCCGTCTACGGCCACGACGCCTCCAACTACCGGCACGTCCCGCGCGGCGTGGTGAAGCCCGCCGACCTCGACGACGTCCGGGCCGCGGTCGCGCTCTGCCGCGAGTTCGGCGTCCCGATCGTGCCGCGCGGCTCCGGCACCAGCATCGGCGGCCAGGCCATCGGCCCCGGCGCCGTCGTACTGGACTTCCGGCGCCGGCTCGGCCGGGTGCTCTCCGTCGACCCGGACACCCGCACCGCCCGGGTCGAGCCCGGCACCGTCCTGGACGACCTGCAGCGGGCCGCCCGCCCGCACGGCCTGCGCTTCGGCCCGGACCCGTCCACGCACAGCCGCTGCACCCTCGGCGGCATGATCGGCAACAACGCCTGCGGCTCGCACTCGGTGGCCTGGGGTCGCACCTCGGACAACGTGCAGGCGCTCGACGTGCTGCTCGCCGACGGCACCGAGCTCACCGCGGCCGGGCCGCTGGACGCCGCCGCCCGCACCCGGCTGCGCGACCGCCCCGGCCGCGAGGGCGAACTGCACCGCGCCCTGCAGGACCTCGCCGGCGCCCACCTGGCCGTCCTGCGGCAGGCCCTGCCCGCCCTCCCCCGCCGCGGCTCCGGCTACCCGCTCGACGCGCTGCTGCCCGAGCACGGCTACGACCTGGCCCGCGCCCTCACCGGCACCCTGGGCAGCTGCGCCGTCCTGCTCGGCGCCATCGTCCGCCTGGTGCCCGACCCGCCGGCCCGCGCCCTGGTGGTCGCCGGCCACCCCGACGAGACCGCCGCCGCCGACGCCGTCCCGGCCCTGCTGCCGCTGCGCCCGCTCACCGTCGAGGGGATGTCCGCCGACCTGATCGCCGCCCTGATCGCGGCCGGCCGCCGCCCGCCCGCGCTCGACCGGCTGCCCGAGGGCACCTGCTGGCTCTTCCTGGAGACCGGCGGCGACACCCCGGCCATCGCCCTGGACGCGGCCCACGCCCTCGCGGACGCCGTCCGGCGCACCGCAGGCGCCGCCGCCGCGGTGGTCACCGACCCCGCCGAGCAGCGGCAGCTCTGGGCCGTCCGCGAGGCCGGGGCGGGCATCGTCACCCGGCTCCCGGGCGGCGGCGAGGCCTGGCCGGGCTGGGAGGACTCCGCCGTCCCCGTCGAACACCTCGGCGACTACCTGCGCGCGCTGCGGGCGCTGCTCGCCCGGCACCAGCTGCGCGGCGTCCCGTACGGGCACTTCGGCGAGGGCTGCGTGCACCTGCGGCTGGACTTCCCGCTCACCGACCCGGCCCGGCTGCCCGAGTTCCGGGCCTTCCTGACGGACGCCGCCGACCTGTGCGTCTCGTACGGCGGCTCGCTCTCCGGCGAGCACGGCGACGGCCAGGCCCGGGCCGAGCTGCTGCCGCGGATGTACCCGCCGGAGGTCGTCGACCTGTTCCGCCGCTTCAAGGGCCTCTGGGACCCGGACAACCTGCTCAACCCCGGGGTGCTCGTCGCCCCGCGCCCGGTCGACGCCGACCTGCGCTTCCCCGGCCGTGACCTGCCGGTCACCCTGCCGCTGGCCGAGGACGGCGGCAGCCTGCTGAAGGCCGTGCACCGGTGCGTCGGCGTCGCCAAGTGCGTGGACACCTCCAGCGGCGTGATGTGCCCCAGCTACATGGCCACCGGCGAGGAACGGCACTCCACCCGCGGCCGGGCCCGACTGCTCGCCGAGATGCTGCGCGGCGACCTGGTCACGGACGGCTGGCGCTCCGAGGAGGTCCGCGAGGCGCTCGACCTCTGCCTCGGCTGCAAGGGCTGCGCGAGCGACTGCCCGGTCCACGTCGACATGGCGACCTACAAGGCCGAGTTCCTGCACCAGCACTACCGGGGACGGCTGCGCCCCGTCTCGCACCTCTCGCTCGGCTGGCTGCCGCTCTGGCTGCGCGGCGCCGCCCTCGCCCCGCGGCTCGCCAACCGGCTGCTGCAGTCCGGGCCGAGCGCCGCCGTGCTCAAGCGCATCGGCGGGATCGACCCGCGGCGCGACCTGCCCGAGCTGCCCGAGCAGACCTTCACCGCCTGGTTCCGCCGGTGGCGCGCCGAGCACCCCGCCGCGCCCGGGGCCCGGCGGCTGCTGCTCTGGCCGGACAGCATGGCCGAACTGCTCGACCCGGAGCCGGCCCGGGCCGCCGTCGAGGTCCTGGAGCACCTGGGCTTCGAGATCCGGCTGCCCGACGCGCCGGTGTGCTGCGGGCTCACCCTGCTCTCCACCGGCCAACTCGGCCTCGCCCGGCGGGTGATGCGGCGCAGCCTGCGGGCCGTCCCGGCCGGCCTGCCGGTGGTCGGGCTGGAGCCGAGCTGCACCGCCGCGCTCCGCGAGGAACTGCCCCGGCTGCTCGGCCGGGAGGCCGGCGACCTGCCGGGCCGGGTCAGGACCTTCGCCGAATTCCTGGACGAGAGCGGGGTGTCGCTGCCCCGGCTGGCGGCGGATGCCGTCACCCAGGTGCACTGCCACCAGCACGCCGTGCTCGGCACCACCGCCGACCGGCACGTCGAGCAGCGGATGGGGGTGCACAACGAGGTGCTGGACTCCGGCTGCTGCGGGCTGGCCGGCAACTTCGGGATGGAGCGCGGGCACTGGGACGTGTCGGTGGCGGCCGCCGAGCGGGTGCTGCTGCCCGCGGTGCGCGCCGCCGCGCCGGAGACGGTGGTGCTGGCGGACGGCCTGAGCTGCCGCACCCAGATCGCCCAACTCGCGGACGGGCGGCGGGCCGTGCACCTGGCCGAGCTGGTGCGGCGGGCGATCCGGGAGGCGGGCTGAGGCCGCGTACGGCACGACGGACCGGTGCTCCGCGCGACGGACCCGTGCACGGTCGTGGCGCGGACGGCGGGCCCTCGCCACAATGGCACGGTGACGATCTCCACCGCCGAGGCGGACACCATCCTCGCCGAGAACTTCGCCCCCTGGGTGCAGGCACTCAAGCTCTCCGTCACCGAGACCGGTGACCGGCACGCCGTGCTGCGGCTGCCCTGGTCCGAGGAACTCGCCCGGGAGGGCGGCGGCCTGAGCGGCCAGGCGCTGATGGCGGCCGCCGACACGGCGACCGTGGTCGCCGTCTCCGCGGCGCGCGGCGGCTTCGGCCCGATGACCACGATCCAGCAGTCGACCACCTTCCAGCGGGCGGTGGTCGGCGCGGACGTGCTGGTGACCGCGCGCATCACCAAACTCGGCCGCCGACTGGCCTTCGTGGACGTGGTGATGACGGCCGAGGGCGAGGAGGAGCCGGCGGCCCGCGCCAGCACCGTGTACGCCTTCCCCGGCTGATCCCGTCCGACCCCTACTCACCGGGCCTACCGCGCAGTAGCCTCACCGGGCCGCACCCCACTGCGGCCCCCACCACCCTGGAGGCCCCATGCGCACACCCCTGCCCGGAGGCGTCCGACTCGCCGTCGCCGCAGTCCTGTTCACCGCCTCGGCACTCGGTCTGACGGCCGCGCCGGCCGCCGCCGCCACGGCCGGCGCCCGACCCGTCCCGGCCGATGTGCCGCGGTACTACCTGGCGCTCGGTGACTCGCTAGCCGCGGGCTACCAGTCCACCCCGGACGGCGGCCACGTGGTCGGCCGCGGCTACGCCCAGGACATCGCCCGCACCCTGGCCGAGCGGGCCGGCGCCCGCCACAAGGCCTTCGACTTCACCGACCTCGGCTGCCCCGGCGAGACCACCGGCACCATGGCGAACGGCGGCTGCCCGTACCCGCACCCCTGGGCCGACTCCCAACTCGCCGCCGCCGAGCGCTTCCTGCGCGAGCACCGGGGCGACAAGGTGCTGGTGACCCTGGACATCGGCGCCAACGACGTCAACCGCTGCGCGGCCGGCGGCAGGATCGACCTGCCGTGCGCGCTGCAGGGCATCGCCACGGCGGGCCACGGCCTGTCCGACATCCTCGGCCGGCTGCGGGCGGCCGCCGGACCGCGCACCCGGATCGTCGGCATGAACCTCTACGACCCCTTCCTCGCCGCCTGGTTGACGGGCGACCAGGGGAAGGCCACCGCGGCGCTCTCGCTGCCGCTCTCACACGCACTGAACGCCGCGATCGGCGTCGCCGACGCGGCGCACGGAGTGCCCACCGCGGACGTGGCGCGGGCCTTCGACACCGACGTGCTGCGCACGGTGCCGTTCGGCGGCGGCCAGGTGCCGCTGAACGTGGCGCGGATCATGCAGTGGACCAACATGGCGCGCGGCGACATCCACGCCAACGACGCCGGCTACCAGGTGATCGCGGACACCTTCCTGGCGAGGCTGTGAGCCGCCCGGCGCAGCCGTGAGCGGCGGCCGGCCGGGCGGCGCACCCACCGCCCGGCCGGCTCCTCGCCCCTGCCTCGGCTACCGCGGCTACGTCTCCGCCTCGGCGCAGATCGTGGTGACGAACTCCGCGACCCGCTCCTGCGGCATGTGGCGGGCGATGTCCGCCTCGCTGATCATCCCGACCAGCTTGTGGTCCGGGTGGTTGATCACCGGCAGACGGCGGACGAGGTGCTGCTCCATGATCCGCAGGACCTGCTCGGCGTCCTCGTCCTCCTCGATCACCATCGGCCGGCCGACCGCCAGGTCGACCGCCTTGACCTGCGTCGGGTCGAGCCCCTCGGCGACGCACTTCAGCACGATGTCCCGGTCGGTGAGGATGCCCAGCAGCTTCTGGTTCTCGCCGCAGATCGGCAGCGCGCCGACGTCCCGGTCCTTCATGATCCGGGCCGCGTCGGCCAGGGTCTCGAACTCCCCGACGCATTCGGCGCCCGGGTGCATGATCTCTCTGGCTGTGGTCATCGTCAGGCCTCCCGCCGTGCCTCAGATCCCCGCTCCTCCATCGTGGTCCCCGCCCCGCGGGGGCGCCACCTCGGGCCGGGAGCCGTTCACGGCCTCGGCCGGTGCCTCCAGCGGGTCACGCGCCAACACCTCTTCCAGCGCCGGGAGATCGGGCAGTTCGAGCTGCTCGGGGCCCGCCGCCGGGCTCGCCGCCGGGGCCGGCGCGGCGGCCGGCGGCGGCTTCTCGGTCACACTGTCGAGAAAACGCAGCAGCTCCACCGGGAAGGGCAGCACCAGCGTGGAGTTCTTCTCTGCCGCGACCTCCACCACCGTCTGCAGCAGCCGCAGTTGGAGTGCCGCCGGGGTGGTGCTCATGATCGCGGCGGCCTCCGAGAGCCGGGCCGAGGCCTGGAACTCGCCGTCGGCGGTGATGATCCGCGCCCGGCGCTCCCGCTCGGCCTCCGCCTGCCGCGACATCGACCGCTTCATCGACTCCGGCAGGGCCACGTCCTTGATCTCCACCCGGTCGATCTCGATGCCCCAGCCCAGCGCCGGGCTGTCCAGCATCAGCTCCAGGCCCTGGTTCAGCGGCTCGCGGTTGGCCAGCAGGTCGTCCAGTTCGCTCTTGCCGATGATCGAGCGCAGCGAGGTCTGGGCGACCTGGGAGATCGCGAAGTTGTAGTCCTGCACGTTGACGGTGGCCTTCACCGGGTCGACCACCCGGTAGTAGACCACCGCGTCGACCCGCACGGTCACGTTGTCGCGGGTGATGCCCTCCTGGGCGGGGATCGGCATCGTCACGATCTGCACGTTCACCCGCTTCAGCCGGTCCGCGATCGGCATGATCCAGGCCAGCCCCGGGTCGCGCACGTCCGCCAGCACCCGGCCGAACCGGAACACCACGCCGCGCTGGTACTGCTGCACCACGCGGATGCTCAGCCCGGCCCACACGGCGAGGACGATCAGCGCCCCCAGAATCGCGTCGAGAATGATCATCACGTCACCTCGGGCACACGCAGGATCCCCGATCTCCACGCTACTCCGCCCACCCCGGCGGCCGCGCGGGCGACGGAGGCGGCCGGCCGTCCACAGGGCCCGGGTGTTCGCGGGGCCGGATGTTCGCGGGGCCGTTGTCCACGGCGTCGGGGAATGCCGCGGCCGGGACCGTCCGCACCCCCTACGATCTCCAGCATGGAGCCGCCCCCGCCCCCGGACCGCGCCGACGGCCCGCCGGCCGCCGCCGCTCGCGACCGGGAGGCACCGGACCACCCGGCCGCCGCGGCCGCCGCCACCCGCAGCCTCGCCGAGCTGGACGAGCTGGTCGTCGACTGCCGGGCCTGCCCGCGGCTGGTCACCTGGCGGGAGCAGGCGGCCCGGATCAAGCGCCGCGCCTACCAGGACGACGAGTACTGGGCCCGCCCGATCCCCGGCTTCGGGCCGACCGATGCCGCCCTGGTGATCGTCGGGCTGGCCCCGGCCGCGCACGGCGCCAACCGCACCGGGCGGATCTTCACAGGCGACCCCTCCGGCGACCTGCTGTACGCCG
This genomic window from Streptomyces sp. TLI_235 contains:
- a CDS encoding glycosyl transferase family 2; its protein translation is MATLISVVLPAHDRNGQLKECLDALLAQSFRDFEIVLVVDTSPDCPERIADAYGMRDPRVSVLRLNAAVGIGRARNAGAARARGDYLLFLDSDHLLDEDAFAALAERLEETGEVDVLQFGHNRVYRDKVWPGGAAQVLADAGPEVTTPAERPALLGTPPLIWDRLLRRGTVPDFPDGHYDEIPVVHAAMLAARRVAVLPRECVTIRRRHTLNPVGSPGAGHFDLFEQYARSFEILSASPDAAVLWPQLFTRMVRHYLFVFDLAGCVDRSARPQFFQRASEHYRGYQPEGYRRPDGREGVKFSLLSSGAYAAFEVAKLSHIARGAVTGRR
- a CDS encoding diadenosine tetraphosphate (Ap4A) HIT family hydrolase, translating into MTPYLARLPIGEEIPFPSEGMPGWDIFPFEGDIKVRELKAPELPEPPRDGDGGPADCSQCARPDEDFLWTDEHWRLSAPDEPAAVPAVVLLQPREHHDLADLPPARAAELGPMLQRVERALLSLGGISRVHHNKWGDGATHLHFWLLARPAGMMQLRGSCLPVWDDLLPKVPADEWRETGRRIAAAMAADGGTAHG
- a CDS encoding FAD/FMN-containing dehydrogenase; translation: MATGLERALTTALRGDVRFDTAERAVYGHDASNYRHVPRGVVKPADLDDVRAAVALCREFGVPIVPRGSGTSIGGQAIGPGAVVLDFRRRLGRVLSVDPDTRTARVEPGTVLDDLQRAARPHGLRFGPDPSTHSRCTLGGMIGNNACGSHSVAWGRTSDNVQALDVLLADGTELTAAGPLDAAARTRLRDRPGREGELHRALQDLAGAHLAVLRQALPALPRRGSGYPLDALLPEHGYDLARALTGTLGSCAVLLGAIVRLVPDPPARALVVAGHPDETAAADAVPALLPLRPLTVEGMSADLIAALIAAGRRPPALDRLPEGTCWLFLETGGDTPAIALDAAHALADAVRRTAGAAAAVVTDPAEQRQLWAVREAGAGIVTRLPGGGEAWPGWEDSAVPVEHLGDYLRALRALLARHQLRGVPYGHFGEGCVHLRLDFPLTDPARLPEFRAFLTDAADLCVSYGGSLSGEHGDGQARAELLPRMYPPEVVDLFRRFKGLWDPDNLLNPGVLVAPRPVDADLRFPGRDLPVTLPLAEDGGSLLKAVHRCVGVAKCVDTSSGVMCPSYMATGEERHSTRGRARLLAEMLRGDLVTDGWRSEEVREALDLCLGCKGCASDCPVHVDMATYKAEFLHQHYRGRLRPVSHLSLGWLPLWLRGAALAPRLANRLLQSGPSAAVLKRIGGIDPRRDLPELPEQTFTAWFRRWRAEHPAAPGARRLLLWPDSMAELLDPEPARAAVEVLEHLGFEIRLPDAPVCCGLTLLSTGQLGLARRVMRRSLRAVPAGLPVVGLEPSCTAALREELPRLLGREAGDLPGRVRTFAEFLDESGVSLPRLAADAVTQVHCHQHAVLGTTADRHVEQRMGVHNEVLDSGCCGLAGNFGMERGHWDVSVAAAERVLLPAVRAAAPETVVLADGLSCRTQIAQLADGRRAVHLAELVRRAIREAG
- a CDS encoding lysophospholipase L1-like esterase, whose protein sequence is MRTPLPGGVRLAVAAVLFTASALGLTAAPAAAATAGARPVPADVPRYYLALGDSLAAGYQSTPDGGHVVGRGYAQDIARTLAERAGARHKAFDFTDLGCPGETTGTMANGGCPYPHPWADSQLAAAERFLREHRGDKVLVTLDIGANDVNRCAAGGRIDLPCALQGIATAGHGLSDILGRLRAAAGPRTRIVGMNLYDPFLAAWLTGDQGKATAALSLPLSHALNAAIGVADAAHGVPTADVARAFDTDVLRTVPFGGGQVPLNVARIMQWTNMARGDIHANDAGYQVIADTFLARL
- a CDS encoding CBS domain-containing protein; amino-acid sequence: MTTAREIMHPGAECVGEFETLADAARIMKDRDVGALPICGENQKLLGILTDRDIVLKCVAEGLDPTQVKAVDLAVGRPMVIEEDEDAEQVLRIMEQHLVRRLPVINHPDHKLVGMISEADIARHMPQERVAEFVTTICAEAET
- a CDS encoding SPFH domain-containing protein, with product MIILDAILGALIVLAVWAGLSIRVVQQYQRGVVFRFGRVLADVRDPGLAWIMPIADRLKRVNVQIVTMPIPAQEGITRDNVTVRVDAVVYYRVVDPVKATVNVQDYNFAISQVAQTSLRSIIGKSELDDLLANREPLNQGLELMLDSPALGWGIEIDRVEIKDVALPESMKRSMSRQAEAERERRARIITADGEFQASARLSEAAAIMSTTPAALQLRLLQTVVEVAAEKNSTLVLPFPVELLRFLDSVTEKPPPAAAPAPAASPAAGPEQLELPDLPALEEVLARDPLEAPAEAVNGSRPEVAPPRGGDHDGGAGI